The proteins below come from a single Drosophila teissieri strain GT53w chromosome 3L, Prin_Dtei_1.1, whole genome shotgun sequence genomic window:
- the LOC122618626 gene encoding tuberin — MSSKDKSKFKLFLKSLPAGYVGERTLRPEFERELRPEQPVAQRCRMLKELGDMQLHNFNLDETAITILFNLTNDLIVPNKPAETRQIALSFYKRLIHTQYKNLTIMREKFFLVIQNHEAREDLRHLLELLDTLTDNGKDITNFEEKIGKFMLLWIPAITEANLLSPYLDILVNLIKFNAAHLDKEILVGIVQNACDLSCSVTVNEIGLQCLTILEMVIGYTIFPSEPLPQCITTLCRTVNHAPYCPSSFKIMKNLLGTQLGYHSMKMMCSILNDRGLYDDAHLLRGAVFHLNMNIFGSNIIFQVSPMTYATNVLTAFLRALDSRQVIVTFEVILSVRMVITKRQLSEIIWDLICEIMSSIVSNIEYYEAANINKDRLHHLQINFHENIDCIEKLLQQDRSQILGNVERIYDLIERVADRRPEASVLALIEYRSRRVTATRPDWLQVLAQFVRRYYRMSNVNVRIKTIEALVQIMDQNRACYEEEILSRVVLVHLSQIHQEPSVQVRVAVARALSNFATHCDTKRCMDLLDILEALINRPFEHTRHGSSSGDGTMTEVTVRLVSNESEISDIIAAVDGLVKVFAIKLHRLPAVHALKIFNILMDHLELHYDRPKIFEHISVVRYKIFAWLLKARANGSYHIGYPEGSNEVVKFSTYLGIDSPLLPQAHSTAISIRRVCKLIVRCLEHDTDFQVFQLVIRELPKVLQNKALVQGNDIEELASTLLKINLVSNNKFKRPTDEFHALVLPAIASLVIYHESLQPQQHYGIITALNSRVLTGIASVCINTMTILILEMPEALMRKLPDVLLQMSKMSDTNALATPVLEFLSLLIHLSKHLFANFTSMHNMYVFAITLPYTKPHRYDHYTVSLAHHVIAGWFLKCKLELRRNCVNYIKSSIQSNAKMLSSDIVNLNSLNEDSSNRKRSTSLTERGSRNNANAWNDLEMRPQMNNGLRNFHAELAETCFDFLARHTYSPCPSMPKRLPAAEFLLKDGVSQTWLVGNNLVTITTSGCPSAPTRSGLCERCAQLGKAPSISLNSKSLSDAAPPLSPERERRYTKVSLQHSSGNESAGSTELTSSSSSNSAAAGGHPHRQISNSSTASLDALSRRGSNPEALGSALGEGPHTGSNTSLLGNSLSQSSVSMSPSSGSVVQQPVCVRACTGWAEVLVRRPTGNISWITRIQNPITNDCFGQDLPFNNVVSLFLPTAHGGVFGPDNTIQVPPHTLADPEPEPEPEVNVATAPQASALRSRMVAKARALQRQEEIHSVGGNGNGNGNGNGNGNTTSTGAAAAIPIPRVPASGKRGKEAALCGSVSDGEADDDSLAFEDAQSRARNPVRRVNSSPEMSSSWRQSFLTNKPTPLSQEPVKTTADEPQSLLTLKKKSVQYSTKDMRVSCEAIPEEIAGSTPPSQAAALALQPESGTLPPKQHSADDVSSHVGGGSNPQAGGSTLKLGKPPLSPGQPPSLGTGRVTSFGGTSVPQPGALAKSSSSGSNGTNVGVITSDYDNGNNGNGDMMRGRSKTISVVREVNNGNTRPPPANSFRNFGAAKPPINAKLCMNPSFIFMQLYTTGQLGVTDEPLKVGPENSSAVTLIDLVPPFETHKIGVLYVGQGQCNNEVEILRNSHGSARYVEFLRNIGTLVSLKEAEQNNLFIMLDRNGADGKFAYIWKDDILQVTFHVATLMPTNLQDDPNCNEKKSHIGNDFVKIIYNESGEEYNLNTISGQFNYACVIVEPLDLNSNRVYVKARSEISKFVCHAEYRIVSDRSAPLLARQMALHANLASLVYQSVQKKHPYASNWLERLRKLKRLRLKLIEGLNSQQKSGSASSGIGINASAIGSDMDDQRGDFIKYT, encoded by the exons ATGAGCTCCAAGGACAAGTCCAAGTTCAAGTTGTTCCTCAAATCGCTGCCGGCAG GTTACGTGGGCGAGCGGACCCTGCGGCCGGAGTTTGAGAGGGAACTGCGCCCGGAGCAGCCGGTGGCCCAGCGCTGCAGGATGCTGAAGGAGCTGGGCGACATGCAGCTGCACAACTTCAATCTGGACGAG ACCGCCATCACCATTTTATTCAATCTCACCAACGATCTCATCGTGCCCAACAAGCCGGCCGAAACGCGCCAGATTGCCTTGAGCTTCTATAAACGTCTCATCCACACACAGTACAAGAACTTGACCATCATGCGGGAGAAGTTCTTCCTGGTCATTCAGAACCATGAAGCGCGCGAGGATCTGCGTCACCTTCTTGAGCTGCTCGACACCCTCACCGACAATGGGAAGGATATCACAAACTTTGAGGAGAAG ATTGGCAAGTTCATGCTGCTCTGGATTCCAGCCATCACAGAAGCTAATCTGCTTAGCCCCTATCTTGACATTCTGGTCAACCTGATCAAGTTCAATGCGGCGCATCTGGACAAAGAAATCCTTGTGGGCATCGTGCA AAACGCTTGCGACCTAAGCTGCAGCGTCACCGTAAACGAAATCGGTCTGCAGTGCCTCACTATTCTGGAGATGGTCATCGGGTACACCATCTTTCCAAGCGAACCGCTGCCGCAGTGCATCACCACCTTGTGCCGGACTGTAAATCATGCTCCATACTGCCCGTCTTCATTTAAG ATCATGAAGAACCTTTTGGGCACCCAGTTGGGATACCATTCCATGAAGATGATGTGCAGCATCCTCAACGATCGTGGTCTTTACGATGATGCCCACTTGTTGCGTGGGGCTGTATTCCATCTTAACATGAACATCTTCGGATCAAACATTATTTTCCAGGTTTCACCTATGACCTATGCAACGAATGTGCTTACAGCCTTTCTGCGG GCACTAGACAGTCGTCAGGTGATCGTGACCTTCGAAGTCATCCTCAGCGTTCGCATGGTGATTACTAAGCGGCAGCTTTCAGAGATCATTTGGGATCTGATCTGCGAGATAATGTCCTCGATCGTGAGCAACATCGAGTATTACGAAGCAGCCAACATAAACAAGGATCGCCTGCATCACCTGCAGATCAATTTCCATGAGAACATCGACTGCATCGAGAAGCTTTTGCAACAGGACCGATCCCAGATCCTAGGCAATGTGGAGCGCATCTACGATCTCATCGAACGAGTGGCCGACCGTCGCCCGGAGGCTTCCGTTCTTGCCCTAATCGAGTACCGATCACGACGGGTCACAGCAACGCGGCCTGATTGGCTCCAGGTACTGGCCCAGTTCGTCCGCCGCTACTACCGCATGTCCAACGTTAACGTGCGCATAAAGACGATCGAGGCGCTGGTTCAGATTATGGACCAGAACCGTGCCTGCTATGAAGAAGAGATCCTTAGTCGCGTGGTGCTGGTGCACCTGTCGCAGATCCACCAGGAGCCAAGTGTGCAGGTGCGAGTGGCAGTGGCCCGGGCTCTTTCAAATTTTGCCACCCACTGCGACACGAAACGGTGCATGGATCTGCTGGATATCCTCGAGGCGCTCATCAACCGACCCTTTGAGCACACGCGACATGGATCCTCATCTGGAGACGGTACTATGACAGAAGTGACCGTTAGATTGGTGAGCAACGAATCCGAAATATCGGATATTATCGCCGCAGTTGATGGTTTGGTCAAAGTGTTTGCCATCAAGCTGCATCGCCTGCCAGCGGTTCATGCTCttaaaattttcaatattCTAATGGATCACCTAGAACTGCACTACGACCGACCCAAAATTTTCGAACACATAAGTGTTGTGCGCTATAAA ATATTTGCCTGGTTACTGAAGGCCCGGGCCAACGGCTCCTACCATATTGGATATCCAGAGGGCAGCAACGAGGTGGTAAAATTTAGTACCTACCTGGGAATTGATTCACCGCTGTTGCCACAAGCCCACTCCACAGCGATATCCATTCGACGAGTCTGTAAGCTGATTGTGAGGTGCCTTGAACACGACACCGATTTTCAGGTGTTCCAGCTAGTCATCAGGGAACTGCCGAAGGTGCTGCAGAACAAGGCGCTGGTGCAGGGCAACGACATCGAGGAGCTGGCCAGCACTCTCCTTAAGATCAACTTGGTTAGCAACAATAAGTTCAAGCGGCCCACCGACGAGTTTCACGCCCTCGTTTTGCCCGCCATAGCTTCCTTGGTTATCTACCACGAAAGcctgcagccgcagcagcactACGGCATTATTACAGCCCTTAATTCGAGGGTACTTACTGGCATAGCCAGCGTTTGCATCAACACCATGACCATCCTGATACTAGAGATGCCGGAGGCGTTGATGCGAAAGCTCCCTGACGTACTGCTCCAAATGAGCAAGATGTCGGATACGAATGCGCTGGCCACTCCCGTTCTGGAATTTCTGTCGT TGCTTATACATCTCTCCAAGCATCTCTTCGCAAACTTCACGTCCATGCACAACATGTACGTGTTTGCCATCACGCTCCCGTACACAAAACCGCATCGCTACGATCATTACACAGTTTCCCTGGCCCACCATGTCATCGCCGGATGGTTCCTCAAGTGTAAGCTTGAGCTGCGGAGGAACTGCGTGAACTACATCAAAAGC TCGATTCAGTCCAATGCCAAGATGTTGTCCAGCGACATTGTGAACCTAAACTCCCTAAACGAGGACTCATCCAATCGTAAGCGGAGCACCAGTCTAACGGAGCGCGGTAGTCGCAACAATGCTAATGCCTGGAACGATCTGGAGATGCGGCCGCAAATGAACAACGGTCTACGCAACTTCCACGCCGAACTGGCAGAGACCTGCTTTGATTTCTTGGCCCGACACACATACTCGCCTTGTCCGTCGATGCCCAAGCG TCTTCCAGCAGCGGAATTCCTGCTGAAGGATGGCGTCTCGCAGACGTGGCTGGTGGGCAACAACCTAGTGACCATCACCACCTCCGGCTGCCCGTCAGCGCCCACGCGCAGTGGTCTTTGCGAACGATGTGCTCAGCTGGGCAAGGCTCCTAGCATTAGTCTGAACTCGAAGAGCCTCAGTGACGCAGCGCCTCCACTTTCGCCAGAGCGGGAGAGACGATACACCAAGGTGAGCCTGCAGCACAGCAGCGGGAATGAGTCGGCTGGAAGCACGGAGCTTacctcctcctcttcgtcgaactcagcagctgcaggcggTCATCCACACCGACAGATCTCAAACAGTTCCACGGCATCGCTAGACGCGCTCTCCCGTCGAGGGTCTAATCCCGAGGCCTTGGGCAGTGCCTTAGGCGAAGGACCACATACGGGAAGCAACACCTCGCTCCTGGGAAACTCTTTGTCCCAATCCTCCGTTAGCATGAGTCCTTCGTCGGGATCCGTGGTGCAGCAGCCGGTTTGCGTGCGCGCCTGCACTGGCTGGGCGGAGGTTCTGGTCCGTCGGCCCACTGGCAACATATCGTGGATAACCCGTATTCAGAACCCCATCACCAACGATTGCTTTGGCCAGGACTTGCCGTTCAATAATGTGGTGTCGCTGTTTCTTCCCACTGCCCATGGCGGAGTTTTTGGACCGGACAATACCATCCAAGTCCCACCACATACGCTGGCTGATCCCGAGCCGGAACCAGAACCGGAGGTTAATGTAGCAACGGCTCCTCAGGCAAGTGCACTGCGCAGTCGAATGGTTGCCAAGGCTCGTGCCCTTCAGCGACAGGAAGAAATTCACTCGGTCGgagggaatggaaatggcaatggcaacggtaatggaaatggaaataccACCAGcactggagctgctgctgccatacCCATACCGCGGGTCCCAGCATCCGGAAAGCGCGGCAAGGAGGCAGCTCTCTGTGGAAGTGTGAGTGATGGCGAAGCCGACGACGACTCCCTGGCCTTTGAGGATGCTCAGAGTCGTGCACGAAATCCCGTCCGACGGGTAAATTCCAGTCCAGAGATGAGTTCCAGCTGGCGGCAGTCGTTCCTAACCAACAAGCCTACGCCACTGTCCCAGGAGCCTGTGAAAACCACCGCCGATGAACCACAGTCGCTGTTGACTTTGAAAAAGAAGAGTGTTCAGTACAGCACAAAGGATATGCGTGTGAGCTGCGAGGCCATTCCTGAGGAGATAGCCGGCTCCACACCACCTTCGCAGGCCGCAGCCTTGGCTCTGCAACCGGAAAGCGGCACCCTACCTCCCAAGCAACACTCGGCGGACGATGTCAGCAGTCATGTGGGTGGAGGAAGCAACCCCCAAGCAGGAGGGTCCACGCTGAAGCTGGGTAAACCACCGCTGTCGCCAGGGCAGCCACCTTCGTTGGGCACGGGTCGAGTGACCAGCTTTGGAGGCACCTCTGTTCCCCAGCCCGGTGCACTGGCCAAATCCAGCAGCAGTGGTAGCAATGGCACCAATGTTGGAGTGATAACCTCCGATtacgacaacggcaacaatgGAAACGGAGACATGATGCGAGGTCGTTCGAAAACCATTTCGGTGGTGCGGGAGGTAAACAACGGAAATACACGTCCGCCGCCGGCAAACAGTTTCCGGAATTTTGGAGCAGCAAAGCCGCCCATTAATGCCAAGCTCTGCATGAACCCGAGCTTTATCTTCATGCAACTATACACCACTGGTCAGCTGGGTGTAACGGATGAGCCACTGAAGGTGGGTCCCGAAAACAGCAGCGCTGTCACCCTAATAGATTTGGTTCCACCGTTCGAGACGCACAAGATCGGCGTGCTGTACGTGGGTCAAGGGCAGTGCAACAACGAGGTGGAGATCTTGCGCAATTCGCACGGAAGTGCTAGGTATGTGGAGTTCCTGCGTAATATCGGCACCCTGGTCAGTCTGAAGGAAGCTGAGCAGAACAACCTTTTTATAATGCTGGATAGAAACGGAGCAGATGGCAAGTTTGCCTACATCTGGAAGGATGACATACTGCAG GTTACGTTCCATGTCGCTACGCTGATGCCCACCAATCTGCAGGATGATCCTAACTGCAACGAAAAGAAGAGCCATATTGGCAACGACTTCGTGAAGATCATCTATAACGAGAGCGGCGAGGAGTACAATCTAAACACAATATCC GGCCAATTTAACTACGCCTGCGTGATCGTGGAGCCACTTGACCTCAACTCGAACAGGGTGTACGTGAAGGCGCGATCGGAGATTTCGAAATTCGTGTGCCACGCAGAGTACCGAATAGTCTCCGATCGCAGTGCTCCTCTATTGGCCCGacaaatggcgctgcatgcCAAT CTCGCGTCGCTAGTCTACCAAAGTGTGCAGAAAAAGCATCCGTACGCGTCGAATTGGCTAGAACGATTGCGTAAACTGAAGCGCCTGCGATTAAAG CTTATTGAGGGACTGAACAGCCAGCAAAAATCCGGCAGCGCCTCGAGCGGCATCGGAATCAATGCCTCAGCCATCGGTTCGGATATGGACGACCAACGAGGTGACTTCATAAAATACACATAG
- the LOC122618628 gene encoding peritrophin-48 gives MENRLLVLWLVLGITTASGKAELIDVSAICRISDPWQMLPHKDHCQRFYVCTGDDDLPMQEFSCPAEYHFSKKLMICVPGACTDESVFCGYANSVERIQSDCSQYRQCLGEGSFAVAKCSVGNYFDPSRRACLPVTISAAHQCSCVLPDNATLANPNDCETYFRCSSGHAELVQCPSGDYFDERVSSCVPDHTGICLEKPTMPPTLTDQALALDECIRTGSRLAPHSRDCQRYYVCAKGRVLEMRCPGGQYFDVVQRYCTLDLGSECQAVQAEKQDLQPKDIIQVDLPAKNKVKIQGHKPVQKVSEKEVVRDQELPATQTNDKRPQPSPEAVSSYDKFSSKFISI, from the exons ATGGAGA ATCGATTATTAGTTTTATGGCTGGTTTTGGGCATCACCACAGCATCGGGTAAGGCCGAACTTATAGATGTATCCGCTATCTGCAGGATATCCGATCCCTGGCAAATGCTGCCCCACAAAGACCACTGCCAAAGGTTCTATGTCTGCACTGGCGACGATGACCTGCCCATGCAGGAGTTTAGCTGTCCGGCGGAGTATCATTTTAGCAAGAAGCTTATGATTTGTGTGCCCGGAGCCTGCACCGATGAATCCGTATTTTGTGGATATGCGAATAGTGTGGAGCGAATCCAAAGCGATTGCTCGCAGTACCGACAATGTCTGGGGGAAGGATCCTTCGCCGTGGCCAAGTGCTCCGTAGGAAACTACTTTGATCCATCCCGAAGAGCATGCCTCCCAGTGACCATAAGTGCAGCACATCAGTGCAGCTGTGTGCTGCCGGATAATGCCACCCTAGCAAATCCAAACGATTGTGAAACATATTTCCGCTGTAGCTCCGGACACGCCGAGCTGGTCCAGTGTCCATCAGGAGACTACTTCGACGAGCGAGTGAGCAGCTGTGTGCCGGATCACACGGGAATTTGCCTGGAAAAGCCGACAATGCCGCCGACACTCACAGACCAAGCACTTGCTCTGGACGAGTGCATCCGGACGGGGAGCCGCCTGGCACCGCACAGCCGAGATTGCCAACGTTATTACGTATGCGCCAAAGGGCGGGTGCTGGAAATGCGCTGTCCCGGGGGTCAGTATTTCGATGTTGTACAGCGCTACTGCACTCTTGATCTGGGAAGTGAATGCCAGGCAGTGCAGGCGGAGAAACAAGACCTGCAGCCGAAGGATATTATTCAGGTGGACCTCCCAGCGAAAAATAAGGTAAAGATTCAGGGACACAAGCCGGTTCAGAAGGTTTCCGAAAAGGAAGTGGTGCGCGACCAGGAATTACCAGCGACGCAGACTAATGACAAACGTCCACAGCCCTCACCCGAGGCAGTCAGCAGCTACGATAAGTTCTCGTCGAAGTTCATTTCTATATAA
- the LOC122618627 gene encoding ketohexokinase, with protein MKKQILKEFITVKKVLHLPPEPPPPPLPPPTLQRHVLAVGSCTLDMITIVDLPLTPGQVQRTTEGSWRRGGPAANICTVWRRLGLECEFLGVLSRVRAFESLLNGFQSQGIDISHCPLTNHRPAHRSIIVQRNVDTRTLLEFANANQELTYQQFVGAVDYQKYSWIHFECRNPVEMLRMVLAVIQFNERCPESRIILSVDLDNLRPATMLMASMADYVFARKTMMRTYSFMNGREVVWAIRNEMRTARTKWEKTQPKKMPYLPPDPPDEYLNENCPGPLNNQPVVIYNNYMEGASCLMANDTYFKVGSQIPPKIVDVVAVNDTFSASVIYALHKVKMRLRDAIEYGTRASALKLTGNGFDVLRCMPKDLIGCYYA; from the coding sequence atgaaaaagcaaATCCTAAAGGAGTTCATAACCGTAAAGAAGGTGCTTCACCTTCCGCcggagccaccaccaccgccactaCCGCCGCCAACTCTGCAGCGCCACGTTCTGGCAGTGGGCAGCTGCACCCTGGACATGATCACCATCGTGGATCTGCCTCTTACCCCGGGCCAGGTGCAGCGCACCACGGAGGGAAGCTGGCGACGCGGCGGTCCCGCTGCCAACATTTGCACAGTGTGGCGGCGACTGGGCTTAGAGTGCGAGTTCCTCGGCGTTTTGAGCAGGGTTAGGGCGTTCGAGAGTCTATTGAATGGATTTCAATCGCAGGGCATCGACATTTCCCATTGCCCGCTGACGAATCACCGTCCTGCGCACCGCAGCATCATTGTCCAACGGAACGTAGATACACGGACCTTGCTCGAGTTCGCCAACGCCAACCAGGAGCTCACCTACCAGCAGTTTGTGGGCGCCGTCGACTACCAGAAGTACTCGTGGATACACTTCGAGTGTCGTAATCCCGTTGAGATGCTGCGCATGGTCCTGGCGGTCATCCAATTCAACGAGCGCTGCCCCGAGTCGAGGATCATCCTCTCCGTGGATCTGGACAACTTGCGACCCGCCACCATGCTGATGGCTAGTATGGCAGACTACGTCTTCGCCCGGAAGACCATGATGCGTACGTACTCTTTTATGAATGGGCGCGAGGTTGTTTGGGCGATAAGGAACGAAATGCGAACAGCACGGACTAAATGGGAAAAAACCCAGCCGAAAAAGATGCCCTACCTACCGCCTGATCCCCCAGACGAGTATCTCAATGAAAATTGTCCCGGACCTCTGAATAATCAACCCGTCGTGatatacaataattatatggAAGGCGCCAGCTGCCTGATGGCCAACGACACCTACTTCAAGGTGGGCTCGCAGATTCCGCCTAAAATTGTGGACGTTGTGGCCGTAAATGACACCTTCTCGGCGTCCGTGATATATGCACTGCATAAGGTTAAGATGCGGCTGAGGGATGCCATCGAGTACGGAACCCGGGCATCAGCTCTGAAGTTGACGGGAAACGGATTCGATGTGCTGCGGTGTATGCCCAAGGATCTGATCGGTTGTTACTATGCTTAA
- the LOC122618630 gene encoding ketohexokinase isoform X1: MSQVKSVLCVGCTVIDFVTINGSFPKEDTDRRCLDGFWQRGGNASNVSTVLRVLGCKVDFFGMLSRSDAFRVLLDDLRKREIGTTDCPFTDRDPPFSSVILAQDSGTRTIIHCNKDYPQTTYEDFSKINLSQYGWVHFEARNTPHTLKMMQSIRDYTQRTGHAIIISLDFETRYEQNHELCAPCDFVVFSKELAGQLGWKTPRESCVELASKIRGNGPKPVFICPWGSSGAGALDANGNYYEMSSYKQDMVVDTLGAGDSFMAGFIYATLEGQRSLAESVDFANRVASHKITGFGYEHISQLSLSKV, from the coding sequence ATGAGCCAAGTAAAATCCGTACTTTGCGTGGGCTGCACGGTAATTGACTTCGTGACTATCAACGGCAGCTTTCCCAAGGAGGACACCGATCGGCGTTGCTTGGATGGATTTTGGCAACGTGGCGGCAACGCCTCTAATGTGAGTACTGTTCTGCGGGTTCTAGGATGCAAGGTGGACTTCTTTGGAATGCTCAGCAGGTCGGATGCATTCCGAGTGCTCCTCGACGATCTTAGAAAGCGGGAAATCGGCACAACTGACTGTCCCTTCACGGACAGGGATCCGCCCTTCTCCTCGGTGATTCTGGCCCAGGATTCCGGCACCCGCACTATTATCCACTGTAACAAGGACTACCCGCAGACCACTTATGAGGACTTCAGCAAGATCAACCTTTCGCAGTACGGATGGGTACACTTCGAGGCTCGCAACACTCCGCACACCTTAAAGATGATGCAAAGCATCCGGGATTACACCCAAAGGACCGGGCATGCCATCATTATCTCGTTGGACTTCGAAACGAGGTATGAACAGAACCATGAACTTTGTGCGCCCTGCGATTTTGTGGTCTTCTCCAAGGAGCTGGCTGGCCAGTTGGGGTGGAAGACACCGCGGGAGTCGTGTGTGGAGCTGGCCTCCAAAATTCGCGGGAATGGTCCAAAACCTGTCTTTATTTGTCCCTGGGGAAGCTCCGGAGCTGGAGCTTTGGATGCCAATGGGAACTACTACGAAATGTCTTCCTATAAACAGGATATGGTGGTGGACACTCTGGGAGCCGGGGACAGCTTCATGGCGGGATTTATCTACGCCACCCTCGAAGGTCAGCGAAGTCTAGCGGAGTCCGTTGACTTTGCTAACCGAGTCGCCAGTCACAAAATCACTGGATTCGGCTACGAACACATTTCGCAGCTCAGCTTAAGCAAAGTTTAA
- the LOC122618630 gene encoding ketohexokinase isoform X2 translates to MDFGNVAATPLMSDAFRVLLDDLRKREIGTTDCPFTDRDPPFSSVILAQDSGTRTIIHCNKDYPQTTYEDFSKINLSQYGWVHFEARNTPHTLKMMQSIRDYTQRTGHAIIISLDFETRYEQNHELCAPCDFVVFSKELAGQLGWKTPRESCVELASKIRGNGPKPVFICPWGSSGAGALDANGNYYEMSSYKQDMVVDTLGAGDSFMAGFIYATLEGQRSLAESVDFANRVASHKITGFGYEHISQLSLSKV, encoded by the exons ATGGATTTTGGCAACGTGGCGGCAACGCCTCTAAT GTCGGATGCATTCCGAGTGCTCCTCGACGATCTTAGAAAGCGGGAAATCGGCACAACTGACTGTCCCTTCACGGACAGGGATCCGCCCTTCTCCTCGGTGATTCTGGCCCAGGATTCCGGCACCCGCACTATTATCCACTGTAACAAGGACTACCCGCAGACCACTTATGAGGACTTCAGCAAGATCAACCTTTCGCAGTACGGATGGGTACACTTCGAGGCTCGCAACACTCCGCACACCTTAAAGATGATGCAAAGCATCCGGGATTACACCCAAAGGACCGGGCATGCCATCATTATCTCGTTGGACTTCGAAACGAGGTATGAACAGAACCATGAACTTTGTGCGCCCTGCGATTTTGTGGTCTTCTCCAAGGAGCTGGCTGGCCAGTTGGGGTGGAAGACACCGCGGGAGTCGTGTGTGGAGCTGGCCTCCAAAATTCGCGGGAATGGTCCAAAACCTGTCTTTATTTGTCCCTGGGGAAGCTCCGGAGCTGGAGCTTTGGATGCCAATGGGAACTACTACGAAATGTCTTCCTATAAACAGGATATGGTGGTGGACACTCTGGGAGCCGGGGACAGCTTCATGGCGGGATTTATCTACGCCACCCTCGAAGGTCAGCGAAGTCTAGCGGAGTCCGTTGACTTTGCTAACCGAGTCGCCAGTCACAAAATCACTGGATTCGGCTACGAACACATTTCGCAGCTCAGCTTAAGCAAAGTTTAA